The Peromyscus maniculatus bairdii isolate BWxNUB_F1_BW_parent chromosome 3, HU_Pman_BW_mat_3.1, whole genome shotgun sequence genome segment CCCTCTACTTATCCTGTTCAGCTGATTATGGGATGGACAGTTAATAGGAGTCCAATTTTATCTTGACTTCCACAGTTAACTCCCTGATAGATTGTGATGCTCTGACAGGGCCTGGAGCTAGAGGTAAAAGAgacctctgtctctccttcttgCCTGCACTGAACATCCCACCCATGAGCCCTAACAACCCTTCCTCAggccccttcctctctctaccaTGTGACCACCCTGTTCCAAGTTCGAACTTACAGCAGTGTCCACAGCAGGAAGCTGGGGGAGGTCTAAACTAGGgggcccctccctctctttcatgGTGTTAGGAGGACAAGCAGAGGCCTATTCTCCAAATACAAGTCAGGTTCAGTGGGGACGCACTGGGCATtggaatggtgtgtgtgttaCGGCACACAGTGCCCCCTTTCCAATGTCTGGTGGAAATAAAGGAGGAGGGTACAGAACATTCTTACATAACCTTTCCTGGCAACGAAGATGGAATTTGAGAGGGATCAAGGATCAGCATCCAGAACAGCGCCActcccacagtgaactgggcagTACAAAATTATGGTGATCTTTGGGCAAGATGTGTTGGGTCTCTGGTGAGTATTACTATTGGCTTTGGGGTACACATCTCTCCTGTGCAACCAACCAGCTTCTTTGGGGACTCATGCATCTGGTGAGGAATTGACTGCAGTGAGTCTTGGGTTGATTGAGACAACTCGCACAATGTTCCTGGAATTTATTGACACACCTGTGTCTTTGTGCACAGGTCGGTGGAGGAGAGAACATTCACAGTGATGTGGGATGAGGATGggctttagtgcctgtcctgccTCAGTCCTTTCAGGCTGGCCCTTGGTCTCAGTTCCTAGAGTGGAAGCCTCCAGATAAACTCCATCCAGGATTGGGACAGAATCCATCTGGAAGAAGCTGGCTGGACAGGCTTCCCTGCCTTCTGGAAGCTGATAAATTCTTTCTGGCCTGATTTCTAATGATCTAGAATTCAAGTCAGGTGTGCATTGAGAACAAAGGCCCTAAACAACCACCCTTGGGGAGTTTGGAGTATCCAAGCATAGCAAAGAGAGTGTAAGGTCCTGCTTTCTTACTGCTGGGAGCAGAGTCCCCTCACCCCCGCTGAGTGGGGAAGTTCATAGTTCATAGTTTCAAGTCTATCAAGGACCCACCTAGCTCTAGCCAGATTCCACATCTCTAGTGAAGTTGTTATGCCAAATTTTGAGGTTCATTTTCTCTATCGAATCTTTAAGATCTGTGATACTGAAAAGGCTGAATCCATTTGATCTTTTACTGGTTTTGACCCCCAAATGGCTCTTTTTTGCCTCTTGGAATTGTGGAACAACTGCATGTCGATTGAGCAGCTAAGGAGACTTGTATTCTGATAAATCCTATTTGATTCCCTGATTTACAGTTTGAAGGTAAGACCTAAATTGTCCATGCGTCAGGCTCCACACAGCCAAGAGAAATGCTGAGGATGGAGCTTCAAGTCGGAGGAGAGACAGAAGTTACAAGGAGACACATCAGGGTTCAGACCCTAGCTCACCTCTAGTGAACGTCTTCAGCTCTCAGTCCCCTTTCCCATATGTGCAGTTGGGGGATTAGCACCTTCCCCTGGCTCTGGGTACTGTTTCCCAGTCCCGAAGAACACTGAACACACAGGTTTGAAGTCTTATTATGACTTTAGACCTTTCTAAATGCTTTTCTTACCTTCATAAAATCTATTTAACACAAAATTAACCCTTTACTCTGTGAGACTCTGCAGCGTTTGGCCTACTGGCCACGTTTTGGTGGCAGGCATTTCTCAAAATGCTAAATGTTCCCAGGTCAAACAGCTGCGTCGTTTTGGTTCCTGTCTTTGTAAACCTGGGATAACCTGGGCTAACATGGGCCGCTCCCAAGCTCTCAGCATGTTCTGGTCTGGACCTCCAGGTTTTGCCTCAGCTCTCCTCACACAATTCCTACTTAGCAGGTGGACTTCCGGCAGTCTGAGGTACCACAGAACCTTCCTGCTGCTCTTAACCCACCGTGTGACCCTACAACACAGtctctgcatgcatgcacgcacgcacgggCGCCAGACCTGCGTAAAATAGGTCCCTTCTGTCCACTCTTCGGGAAGAGCTGAGCTGGCCACACTGGACTGTAATTTGGTCCCAGACCTCTTCGAGGATGCGCCACCGATACAACAACCTGGAAAATGATCTCATGCTCCCAGAAAAACTCAAATCATGTTACTTGCCTTGAGCACTGAAGATGCTTTGTATCCACTTCTAAGTTGAACAGTCCTCAGGCAATATGGCAGCTGGTGTGGGGCCACGGCTTTCAGGAACAGGGCTAAATCTCAGTGACTGTCACGATGCACGATGCACGCTGGACAAAGGAACGTAATTGTGTTCAAAAGCTGACAATCCCCCTGCTCTTGAAGAGTCCATGCACCCGAGAGGCAGTCTGCACACTTGCCCCACCCTAGGAACTATGGAGCTCTGGCCTCTGAAGTTCCCAGAGAACTTCACTTAGGGTGAAGGGAAGGCCACTTTGTCCCAGCCAACCTGTGAAGCTGTGATGTCCACCCTCAGACTCTAAAGCTTAGCGGCTGGGACGCTGCAAAGTCTCTTGTAAGTCCTGCTGCGTCTCCAGAACTTCATTTCCGCCCAAAGAAGCCTGGAATGTGGGGGATTTGGATGTAGTAAGAAGTACTCAACTCATGGGGGCGCGCTTCCCAAAGAAGACGaactgccctccccccccccccccccccccccccccccccccggctcctGCTCTGGATGCCAGATTTGTAAAGAACTGTTTCCTTTCacatttttctcagaaaatacCTCTCATGCTATCTTTATTTCCAGGCTAGGAATAGGCTTTAAGATTAAAATAGGTAAGTTAcaaggaaaaatcaagctaccgATAGGGGTCCAGCAGGCCAGTAGTGACTTCCACCTTCACAATTTCCTATAAGCGAAGCGATGGGTCGGTGTGCTAGTACGTGACATCACCACTGGAAAAAGTAGAAAGCGTTAGGAAGTAGCTTAGAATCACAGATGAGCCTGCCAGTGGACCTGCAGAAAGAAGTTTGCTAGGGAAGTGTGATGAAGGAGTTGAACCTATAGGCAAAGACCACTTGCAAGGGAATGGGACGTTATGGTTTTGGAGACTATTGCAAAGATAATATAAACAGCAAAGAGGCGCCCCTCACATGAGCTGACATTATCCTTCCAAAGGCCGCTGTAAAAGAGCACCCTGTCAAATGGAGATAGAAGCTGAGGACGGGGTGAGTATTATAAACAATCTATTGTCCACATCAGAACCTATAACAATCATTTCAGCTCTATTCTGCAGGTTGTGTAAGAATACATGCAGgggctaggagatggctcagtggataaaatgtttGCCGTGTAAACAGGAGTTTGGATGCCTAGAACCCCATAAAAACCAAGCAAGAATGCTggctaaaatcccagcactcaggaggccagggACCCCCCAGAACAAGTTGGCCAGCCAGAGCAGCAAAACTGGTAGGCTGCAAGTTCAATTAGGGGCTCTGCCTTGATAAATAAAGGTGGAAGAGGTTGAGAAAGACACACGTCAACTTTAAGCCTCGCATACAGATGTGCACAAGCACCTGCATATGCATGCCAGGTGAGCACAATAGCTTACCTGTAATGCTGGTATGTGAGTAGCAGAGATGGGATCCCCATATTGAACTAGCTCGTTAGATTTTCCAAATCAGCAAACTCCAGGTTCAAGTGACGGAGTCTCCCTCAACATGCAAgacagtgctgtggaataatccttttgtacactgtgaagaagtgtcactctgcttggcttaataaaaagctgaacagccaatagttaggcaggatttccaggcaccgATAAGGTAATgaagccacaaggcagaaagtaaattaatagacgtgggttaatttaagttatgagagatagttggaaacaagcctaagctattggccaagctttcataattaataataagtctctgtgtcgtgatttgggggctggctggtgggacagagaaagactcgatACAAGACAGAGAGTCGTTGAAGAAGACAGCTAACGATGTCAACGTCTGGCCATGCCCTCACACGTGTGAACATGTATGTACACTTAAATGcactagaaatacaaaaataaaagagaattccACACAGACGGCTCTGGCTGAGCTCAGTGGGTGAAAGGTAAACTGCTGAAGAGGACTTGTGTGGAGGAGGGGAGGTTGAGAGGGGCTGAAGGGAGATGAAAGAGGGTGGGGAAGGATAATCCAAATAAACTGCATCTGTGCAAGAAAACTGGCAGAAATAAGCCTGATTAATTAAAGTAAAAAGCACAACGTAAAACCACAAAACtgggctggagggacggctcagcagCTGAGAACACTTGTTACTTTtgccgaggacccaggtttggctcctagtacccacatggctgcttataaccatctgtaactccactaacaggggatccaacgccctctctAAACTCCACAGACATTAGGCATGCCtgtggtgtacatatatatgtccaGGCAACAcgcttacacacataaaatttacgaagtaaattataaaattaaaatttgaggcctgcctctttctgaacagaaacagaggaggagtggatggagggggggggggtgaggggtgaaggggagatggggagggaatgggaggagacgagggatgggaaactgcagttgggatgtaaaataaataaaatttttaaaaagacaaaaatgaataaaaacaaatacattactcagaaaaaaaatgcttttaaacatGTTTCTTATTAACATGTTTCCAGGTGTATTgagattgtatttttaaaaagacaaaaatgaataaaaacaaatacattactcagaaaaaaaatgcttttaaacatGTTTCTTATTAACATGTTTCCAGGTGTATTGAGATTGTATTTGGCctctgaagaacatttttttcttccttcttcttctcttatatattacatcctgaccacaatttcccTTCCCTTCATTCCTCCCACCCTAaaactcccctctcccccagatccactgttcctccttttcccttcaaagaagagcaggcctcccagggataccaaccaaacacagcataacaagttaccataagaccaggcacaaaccctcatatcaaggctggagaaggcaacccagtaggaggaaaagggtcccaagagtaggcaaaagagtcagcaacaccaccactcccactgttaggagtcccacaagaacaccaaggtacacacacacacacacacacacacacacacacacacacacacacacgcagaggacctagctcagacccacacAGGATCCccgattgttgcttcagtctctgtgagccccgaTGAACCCTGatgagttgattctgtgggtcatgttcAGGGTGCCCTCGACCCCTCtagctcatataatccttcctccctctcttctccaggatcccctgagctctgcctaatgttgggctgtgggtctccgcatttgctcccatcagttacgGGATGAAGCCTCTTTGATTGGCCACTGGGTTAGGCTCCAGtctatgaggatagcagaatatcTGAAGAACACTTTCAATGCCACCTATACCTTAAGATTTAGAAATACTTAGCCTACTTGgctgggtgtggcggcacacacctttagtcccagcactcgggaggcagaggcaggcgaatctgagttcgagaccagcctggtctacagagtgagttcctggacagccagggctgcacagagagaccctgccttgaaacgCTCccctgctcaaaaaaaaaaaaaaaaaaaaaaaaattacaaatattttatattaagtccTATCCTCATACCCTCCCGGGAAACTGATTACCACGGCTTTTCAAAGGGACCACAAAGAGCTTCTGGGGCACTGCTGGGATCTCTGACTCTTTCTAGGCCCAACCCCCATCTTTCTAGCTGGACTCGTTTGCTTCCTTTGGGGCTTGGGTTGTTTTGCTAGGCTGCTAGCGTGCCAAGAGGAAACCTTTGATGAAACAATTGTGAATAGCACTGTTCATCCCAAGCAGAGGCTGCGTTTAAGAGAGCAGCTTCCCCTGAAAAGATTTCTGTGTCATGATGGGCATTTTAATGACCTCTTGGTTCACAAAAACAACCACCCAGGGCTGCCTCTGCTATGAAACCTGGGAGGTTTTCAGATAGTATCCTAAAGACGACTTTGTAAGCCTCCCTGGTCGTCCTTAGTTTATTTTTCCTCTCATTGGACTTTATCGTTGTTTACCAGTCAAAACTTTGTCAAGTTTCAGGATAATCCTCAGTTAGTAGAGTAGCTTTagtgttgtttctctctctctctctctctctctctctctctctctctctctctctctctctcctctctctctctctctctctctctctctctctctctctctctctctctctctaattttctACCCTCTTCAATTCTTACTTAATTTAAGGTCTTAAGATTTGAGAGCTAAACACTGGGATTTCTGCCTAGCAggcattttttgttatttatttaattattataattgGCATTGTACATAGAAAGGACATGGCTACCTTCTGTTTAATATGCACTTGATAAgtatacaaaaaaaagaaataggaaaaattgAATCAGTGTGCCTCTGTGGGAAAGGACACTCCCAGTGTGAGAGGTGATGTATCTATCTCCCTACAAGTTGTAGGTCAGGAGGTCTGTGAGTCTTCAcacaatacaggctattgccactgCGTTTGGTTGCATGTAAAAACTAGATAgtgagtccctattgctgaagatttTTACACATTTCTTGTAATAAGACATGGAAAAGCCAGGCTGAGTTGGACTCCTTCCCTACTGGCTAACATTTACAGTGTCAGAAAAGGGCtgttcgggggctggagagatggctcagaggttaagagcactgactgctcttccagaggtcctgagttcaattcccagcaaccacatggtggctcacaaccatctgtaatgagatctggtgccctcttctggcctgcagacatacgtgcagacaaaacactgtatacataataaataaatatatcttaaaaaaaagaaagaaagaaagaaaagaaaagggctgTTCAAGAATCTGGGGGAAAGGAAAATTGTTTCAAATGATCTTGTTATCAGCACATGGCAGGTTAGTTAGTTGTGCTGGTATGATAGTGGTATAGCTGTGGGTACAACTAACTACTTTCTGGTTGGTTGTAAAGCACAGgggagaacccaggtttggtacTGTAAGTGAGTAAATCCTGTGTCAGGGAGGTCATAGGCTTTGGAGGGGAGTCTACTACGGTTGCGTTAAATGGATGCACATGTCCATCAATCGGTCTTCAAAGCATGTGTATCCAGACCCACAGAGTACTGCTCCTGCCCATCACTGTTGTGAAGAGGAATTTCTCTTTTTCAGTGGTTACTATGGCGACTCACAGCTAACCCAGTTGCTAAGTGTGTTACTCTCGGTCTACACTATTGACATCAATATTTCTCCGGTAcgtggctcagggaacattgtgggaGTCTGTGTGGATGTAAGAACTGTGTGGATGGAGGAAGAGGCCTAATGTTGCGCAGTTATTTACTCCACATTAAAACATTCCCTTGCTGGAGTGAAAGAGACACTCCTGAAACCCTCAAAAAAGCTGAAGTCCCAAAAGTCCACTCTCGGGGGTTACACCAGCGGTTAACCATTACTTCTGGTTAGGAACACTTTGACGATGGAGCTTCTGACAGTTTGTTCAGAGAACCCAGTGGTACACCGTCCATAGTCATTACTCATGTCAAGGTGGGTTCTCGGTGACACAATCTGAGTCTCCCATGATGAAGTAAGTAACTCATCATCTGATCCTGCATCTGATAAGCAACTCTGATGAAGCCATTGCCTGATCAAGACAGACTGGAGGCGGGGGGAGCATTTGTTTACTCTACCATTAGTGTGATATCTGGAGGTAAAGATGCTATTGCTTCATGTCTCCCCCAAAACAGAGACCCTGGCCCTAACAGAGCTCACCAGTGAGAAGCTGGAGTTTATGCGGTATTACCATGAGCCCAGGACTCCCATAACCTCACACTGAAATGTTTTCATTGACCTAATTACCCGATCTATAACTGTCACCAGGCTCTGCCTAGTCAATTTCAGCAGTTAACTTGGTACAGCCTGGATCCACCTTCTGAAGGAGTCTCAATTGAGGTACTGTCCAGATCAGACTGAtgtgtgggcacatctgtgagggactgtcttaatttatgattgatgagggagggctgaGCCTATTGTGGATAGCACCAACCCTAggtaggtgggcctgggctgAATAAGAAGACTAGCTGAGCATAAGCCTATGAGTGAGGAGAGGGCAAACCAGCTGGCAGGCAGCAGCCTGTACGGTTCCTGATGCGCTTCCTCACGGTGAGTGAGTTCCCTAGTCAGAGTGAGTGCTGCGTGGATTGGCAAGGAGTCTGCCTTGAGCTCttggcctgacttccctcaatgatggactgttaccCGAAAGTGTCAGATGAAATAAGCCTTTCTTCCCCTATGCTCATTTTGGTAGAGCATTTTTACCACAGCAACCGAAAAGCACACTAGAACAGGCTCACAGAATCCAAAGTCCACGTGTGTTCTTCTAGGGGAGGAAAAACCATTTCTCTGCTGTGTGTACACAGTTCAAGGACAGCAACTACCTGGGAACACTGCTGCGTCATTCCCCAGGTCCCCTGGACGTGCTCTGGAATCTCTGTGACAGGAGAGCATATGCCAGCAGAGAACCAGAGGCTTGGGAAGGGCAATTCTTGTGCTTCCCTGACTCACAAAGCTGTCAGAAGGGCCTCCATTTGAGTAAGAGACTGCTCTAGAAATCAATAGTCACAGACATCTGTGTAACAGTAGCCTTGTGGGTGAGCAGGAGAAAAGTGGTGGGCTGTTGTATTTAGAGAGGTACCGGGAGGTAGGCCTGAAGGAGGAGGGTGGGTCTGAAGAGCGGACCGTAGGTACACAGCAAGGAAGCAAGATACACCTAGCCAAAGAATTTTGCCTTACTGTACCAAACCCAGGctctctctgtggtgatattttatttctgctgaaatgtatttatgctttaataaataaagtttgtctggacatcagaggaaaaagctagccacaACACTGAAATCATgtaatgttagcacacacctttaatcctatcacttggcaggcaggatctctgtgtattcaaggccacattggaaacagggctaggtgtggtggcacacaccttaaattccaacactagttaaccatggaggtctggaggtctgtacagatagacaggaagtgacagagctgggcaggaagaggaagtgatgaagctagacagagcaaatcagatggcagaacagcaaggcatataggcgtgggtagacaggaagtaacttgcattttggaagctgcggagttggtgaggtaaggtcagctgtggctttctctatttctctgatctctcccAGGCTTTTACCCATacatctggctccatgttttttatttaataagaccgttgagaaattcatctacatctcTCTATGGAGTGACCCTTAAGTCCATTCAGAAAGTAGTTGTCTGTTCCCATAGCAACTATGACACTATCACACCAGCAAGACTATCTTGCCTGAGGTGATTCAACAGCCCTCCCATTAACCCCCGACAGCCCGCATAGCACTTTCTAACACTGGAAATGCCAACTAGCAAGgagaaaggttttgtttgtttgtttatttgtttgtttgtctatgtGGAAGTCCCAGAGGGAAGCATGTGTTTCTGGAAAACACATCACTTTGGTCTGGAGCCATTCTACAACTTGCCAAAAAGACACCATGAAGATACATGAGCCTGTGACAAGACCGGTTGTCAGGAAGGCAGAGAATTGCCTTTCAGGCCCCTCAGAGACAGCTGTGAGCAGGATACAATGCCAAGGGTGGGCAGTAGCTCAGTGCTGACTGGCTGAGGACAACCCAGACAGCTGTGACCAGCAGGTCCTTCTGGGTCGGGGATGTCCAGTGTGAGACAGTGTCAGACCTATGTGTCAGGGCTAGAGATGAAGTTGCAGAAATGGCAGTCTTGAAAGCATCAGCACACAGCTAGGTCTTAATTCATCCATGAGGGATGTAGGATGGCAAGGTCAGGCATGAAGCATCTAAGTTTCTGGAGTCGCTCCTGTCTTGGGACTGCGGCCACTCTAGCCTTGGTTCCCAAGGGCAGTAAATCTAGGACTCTCTCTAGTCTCACACCCTCTCCTGGACCCACAGAAACACTCCATTCATGGCCTCTACTTAGTCATGCTGGCCCACAAGACTGGGTCTAGTCAGTGTCAGCATGGATCACACAGGCTGGTCAGACCATGAAACTACCCCCACTGCATTAGTGGTCACAGACAGCCCTCTACAGGAAGTTGGTTTTGGAGGAAATGGAGCACTCCATTACCCACCATCAAACATACAGGATTCCAATGACCATGACAAATAAGCCTTTATGGTCCACTGCAACATTGGGGTTCGCTTGTGATAACACAGTGAGCTGAAGGCTGACAGATGCATGGGGAAATAAGATCATAGCTCATGTTTCTGAGCCAAAGGGAGTGGGAGCCTGAAATGAATTGAAGGGACAGTCAGTAGCTTTGCTATTGGGTTGAAGAAGGACTTGCCTGTCTTCTGGAAACCCATGCCCTTGTAGAGGGCCACGGCATCATGCATCAGCACAGTGGTACGAAGAACAACGTCACTGTAGCCCTGGTCCCGTGCAAACTGGAGGACAGTTCTGATCAGCGCTTTCCCAATTCCCTGTCCTCGATGCTGTGAGGACACAGACAGGTGGAAGAGCTGCAGCTGCTTCCTGTTTAATGAGGGGTCCTTGACTGGCCGAGCAGCCGCCATGCCCACAACCTGGTCCTCAGTCTCAGCCACCAAGAAGCAGGAACCAAGCTCCCTCAGGTAGGACTTGGTGATGTCAGCCAGGTCTGTGTGTAAACACATGGCCACAAACTTCTTCAAGGGCTGTCTGGCAAGGAGCCACAgtaatagaagcagaaggaagccaCACATAATGGCCAGCAGCCAGGAACCATACACTAGGACCAGGGCAATGGGTACCCCAAGTAAAACCAGGAGGGTTCGGGGCAGCATCaatgcatggtggaaggaggcgGGGATGTGCTCCTCCATGCCCCTAGAGAACAAGTCCAGGACCTGTTTGTGGTCCCTCTCCTGGTACTGGCGGATGTGATAAGAAGCCATGGGGAGACTTCTGGATCTCAAATTCGCATCCACAAGGGACAGTCAGACCAGCCAGCACACCTTCACCAAGCCCTGCCGaagaggaaaacaacaacaacaaaaacatgtgaGTCCCCTGAGACCCTTCTACCCTGCCCTGGGCCTCCTCAGAGCTATGTAAAATTTACTCCAGTGTTTTCTCCTATCACCGGGGAAGCAATAGGGCGTCACCGGAACGAAGTGTGAGGCCGCTAACACCTGACCACTCCCTCGGTTTCTCCCTTTCGATCTTTGTGACTTTAGTCATGCCCTTCACCCCTCCGAGCCTTTAGGTCTTCCTCTTTAAATACAGTAAAATAACACTTGGTTTCCTGTGTAATTATGA includes the following:
- the LOC102911584 gene encoding N-acetyltransferase 8-like, translated to MASYHIRQYQERDHKQVLDLFSRGMEEHIPASFHHALMLPRTLLVLLGVPIALVLVYGSWLLAIMCGFLLLLLLWLLARQPLKKFVAMCLHTDLADITKSYLRELGSCFLVAETEDQVVGMAAARPVKDPSLNRKQLQLFHLSVSSQHRGQGIGKALIRTVLQFARDQGYSDVVLRTTVLMHDAVALYKGMGFQKTGKSFFNPIAKLLTVPSIHFRLPLPLAQKHEL